The sequence CTTGCTGTGTCTGACCTAGCATGCTGCGTAGTCTGTGCAGGGCTGGAGAAGTCCCCACAGTATTGGCCAGCAGCTGTTGCGCTGGGGGTGGCTTGGACGCTCATGTTCATTGTCTTTGTTTGCGCAACAATCAATGATGTGTGTCAACAGACTGAGGATCCATTCGAGCGATTCCTGTGGTTCATGTAGGCACTGACAGTCGGAAAGTCAGATGACATCGTATGCCCCGTGACGTAGATGTAGCCGTCCTCCACTGCGATGTTATACCCGACATCGGAATCGGTGCTCCCGAGAAAGCTGCTGTAGGCGAGCATGGGGTCCACGGTCAGGGTGTGTGAGTGGTCGTACTCTGCGACAGAGAAGCCGACACTGTTGTGCTCCAAGACGTTGAATGAGCAGTCCACCGTCTCGCAGTCCTCACACGTCTGATATGCGTACAGGCCACTGTCGGTCAGTGTCACCCTGTCCACTGTCACAGTGACGGAGTCGGCTCCCAGTTCCACGTTGTCAGCGTCCGGATAATGCATTCGGATGGCTGTCGGGTCCGCATGTGGTGCGACCACGAACTCATACTTGAGCGCGCCGTCATGGATGCGGTAGACGAGGTCCACACCGGGGTAGACCTCAGAGTATCGGAGCACCGCGCAGTCCACAAGCCCCGTCCGCCACAGTGCGGGGTCGTTGCTCAGCAGGTAGTTTGTGACAGACCCAGTGGGCTCCTCTCCTCGGGGTACCACTGGTCTACTGCCGGGAAGACAGAGTCGGACGAGCGTGTCGCCCACAACGTAGTAGACCTGTGACTCGCCAAAGTATGCGACGACATCAACTCCCCTACGACAGACGTAGCGGACCCCATCGCTGTTGGGCGCGGCTTCTGCAAAGAACATCATCGAGAGGTCAGGACTCACATTGTCAGTCACATGCCTCTCGTCTTGGTCCATGGTAGATGCTCCAGCATCACTACTGGTCAGGTACATACCCTGAAGGAGTATGGACGCTGGGACTGCCACAGTCACAAGAACAAGGAATACAAGAAGGCGTTTCATCATGACAGTCCTCCCATTGTGCAGCATCGGCACTTTGGTTAAGCTCATTCAGAGGCAACAATCGATTATTACCGTTATGGTGCTCTGCGGCCCTGTTGGAAAGGGTTAGCAGCAGCTGCCGGGTAGCTGGACAATCTTGGCCATCACTGTGCGGTGCTAGTATGCCTCCGTGTGTGAACAGAGAAGCAGAGGTCGACTAGACACTTCATGGACCTCGAGGAGTGACCCCAGTGCCGTCTACTGGGAGCGACAAGACTCCTGTGTCCAGCTTTGTGCAACTAAGAATGAACAGTGTCCGGGCTGTCAACTATCGCTGCGGCTCCTGCAGGAGTGCCTGCCAAGTGACTGACTCCGAGTATCCCATTTGCGTCGGGACGAGTTCCTGTTCACTGAAACCAACTTCCTCAACAGGGATGCCCATTCACTGCAGAGCGAGACATGCTGTAGACCGTGGCGGCCTTCGCCACTTTCTTTTCATAGGAGTACTTCACAACACGTTGTCTGTGTGCCAGCGGAGAAACCATTGGCATCACCCTGTGGGGTGATGACTCACATAGACTACAGCTCTCTAGCAATCGCCGAGCAGTACGAGTTCATGGGTATACTGATTGAGATAGTCAACGAAGTGATCCCGTCTGGTGTGCTCGCCTTGGTGAGCCAGAATTACAAGGACCGCAATGCAGTCGTGAGGCAACTGATTGCAGGCTTGGCTCTGCAACTCGTCCTGTCAAATGCATTGGCCCTGATAATAATCACAAACATGACTCTCTTCGTGGACTTCATGGGCACTTATCCTGAGCTTGCGGAACGGACAGCATCGTATCTCTCACCGAGAGCAGTTGCGCTTCCATTCGCATCTGTGTCGCTGCTACTACTGGTCGGCCTGAAGTCAATGGACCGAGCGAAACTGGCTCTCGGTATAGTGGCCATCAACGTGAAAATCAACATGATGCTCGATGTGTTTCTTGTGTCGCCACTCCCCTTCTCGCTGCAGCTAGGTCTCATGGTTGTAGCCTAGGGATACCTCATTTCGAGTGTTCTATACTGCCTTCTTGCTCTTGTTGCTGCAATCAGGACTCTGCAAGTGAAACGCTTTGAGTTGGGTATGGACCCATTGCGGACTCAGTCCAAGCCTCTCTTCAGCGTCGGTGGATGGACCGGGGCTGACTCGTTCGTCAGGAACCTGTTCTATTTCTTTGTCTTACAGGTGCTAGACTACATGGGCCCAAACGAGTTCGCTGGCTTCCATGGATTTGAGAGGCCTATTCTTCGGAACAGGAAAGACCTACTACATCCTAATCATCAGCTTGGTGCTCAACTTCCTAATCATCCTGCCCTTCTTCCTGTTGATGAGTTCGGCAGTACTGCCCTAGGTGTACGAGTCGGTCATGTTGATGTTTGCGTTCGTTGAGTTCGTGGACTTACTGGTGACCTATGTGTTAGTCCGCCACTTGCTCGGACGAATGTTCACGGCGGGATCCACCACACCAGCCACGATTCAGTGATGCTGGAAGGGATACAGCATGATGTCAGATTGAATGCTATACAAGCAGCAACAAAGGCGCATCAGACTTCACGCGATGCACCATTCTTGTCATGGATGTGGTGCACTCAGACTGTATGCCATCTTTGCCCGCATGAATGAGCAACTGGGAATCCAGTCGTCACGCCGAGTGAGCGACTACTTCGTTCTGGGAACGACGCCCATTCTCTGCAGTTCTCTCTCGAGCACCTCAATTGTGGAGGCAACCTGAGTTCGTCTGGCACAGTAGGAGGCACCGTCCAGCCTGCCCTGCATCAGCTCCGAATCCAATGATGCGAATTCGTTCCGCAGTTCTGCAAGCCTCTCTCGTATGAGGAGTTCATAGGAAGCGCTCTCGGAGGTGGACTGTGATGCCGGGCTGTGTCCTGCATCAATCCGGCCATCTTGGATGTGGTATATCCTATCGGACTGACGGGCCATGTTAGCATCATGAGTGACCATCACGACAGTCTTGCCTAGGTTCCTAACTGCGTCGCGAAGGTACCCGACGACTTCCAGTGCATTTACTGAGTCGAGGACCCCAGTAGGTTCATCGGCCAGAATGACGGGGGGGTCGTTGGCGAGGGCTGTTGCTATGGCAACTCGTTGGCGTTCTCCACCGCTCAACTGAGAGGGCGTGTGTTCCATCCTCTTCTCCATCCCCACGAGCTCCAACAGCTCCCTGGCTCGTGTGCGGCGGGCAGTCTTCTCGACGTTGAAAGCAATCATCGGTAGCTGCACGTTCTCAAACGCGGTCAGCGTAGGAATCAGATTGAGGTCTTGGAACACGTAGCCAATCTTCGTCAGCCTGTACGTGTCCTGTTCCTTCTCGGAGAGCGAAGAGAGAGCCTGCCCGTCGACCTCTATCAGACCCGCTGTGGGTGTATCAATTGCGCCGATGATGTTCAGTAGCGTGGTCTTGCCACTTCCGGACGGGCCCATGATACAGACGAACGTTCCCCTCTCGACACTGAGAGATACTCCTCTGAGAGCTTGAACTTCCACCGTTTCAGTACGGTATACTTTCACAAGGTCAACTGCACGAATCATATCCAAAGTCTCTTCCTCCTGTTGTGTTGGCCACACGTTGTGATTGGGCCCAGAACACGAGATAGATGACAGCAAGCAGGCACAACAACTCTCCGATCAGAAGGATGCTCGGACCAGCATCGACCGAGAACCGAAACGGCACCGTACTGTATCGGAGCGCGCTCAGTGCTCGGATTGAGGAGTATGAGTAGAGGAGTCCGATGGAGACCCCCATCGCGAATGCCAATACGACATACACAGCCAACCCTGACATGAGCATCAGGGTCCTCGTCCGAACAGAGAGTCCTCTCTTCATCAGCATGACAGAGTCACTTCGGAGCTCTGTGCCGTAGGTCATGCAAATGAGAACAGTACCTGTAGAAGTAATGAGGATGCCGAACAGCAGAGCCAGTCCCCGGACAGTATTGATGCCCCGATACTGAGGGCTCTCCAGAAGAGAGGATATGCGCTCGCTTGCAACATGAACAGCCGCGTGCGGGTCCGCCTGAATGATGTCCTCCTCTATTTCTGCGACTGCACTGTCTGGCATGAGCTTGGTCAGAATCCGTATGTCCATCGAGATTCCTTCTGCTTCGAGGACCACCATCGAATCCAACGGGACGATAAGCACTCCCAGACTGTCAGTTGTCGCGGGGTATGGAAAGTGCTCTATCATGGCACTCACAGTCACATTAGTAGGACTGGGAGAAGATGGGTACCGGGACACCGGTAACACCTCACCAACATCGCAACCTAGTTGCTCGAGAATCGAACGTTCTGCCAGGCATTCAGTCCCGTTCAATGAGGACATGAGACTCTTGGCAGGACCCGCTGGGAACCAGTCTGACTCATAGTAGGCGGCGTCAGGCCAGGTCTCCGTTTCAATCGCAACCACTGAGACTGTGTAGTGCGCAATGTATAGATCAAGTATGTAAATCACGGTGGAGTAGAGCACGGCCTCAGCCGCATCGACCGCACTCCGAGTGGCATTCAGATGACTAGGATTGGATAGTATCACGGTCATATCTGAACCAGTCTCAGCATGAATGGCCCTTGCATCGTGGTCGAGCTGGGAAGAGGCGAGTATCGGATTCATTGTGGAGACTGCAACGAGAGCTGACAGTATGAATAGGAGGGATACGCGCATCCGAACATCCTTCATCAAGCGGCCCGCAGAGAGTGAACCCATGTCCCCACCTACAAGCCTCCCAACTCTCACCGCAAGACGTCTTAGCGGCTCTTGGTACCTGCTGGCCCAGACTGCCAACCCATAGGTGAGAAGCAGAGGACCAGCTGTGCGAATGGGTCCAGTCCCAGCCTCCATGATTGAGAATAGTATTAGGGCCAGAACACCTGATCCCGATGGCATAGTCGCTTGGTAGAATTCACCATGACCGAGAAGGTCGTACAGAATCTGAGCTGAGGAGAGAAGAACAAGTATGGACCCGAGCCGCAGGTGCAGTGTGGACTCGTGGAGACTCTGAGTGTGCTCACCGGACACAAGGTCCACCAGGTTTTCTTTGGCCGCAGTGCGGAGAACTGGATAGGATGCGACCATGGAGACCACTACTATCAGTGTGACTGTCAGAATGAGTGAGGGGAGAAGAGAGGACGCGCCATTTGACCACAGAGGACCTATGCTCGTGTGAGGTGAAGTGATGACAAGGACAGCAACGAAGCCAATGACATATCCCGTCAACCCACCTATTAGCCCATAGACCAACGATTCCCACATCAAGAGCCGCTTTGCCGCAGTGACGCTGAAGCCTCTGATTCTCAGTTGTCCGATTTCACGCCTTCTGCGCTTCCATGTGATAGTGTTTGAGACATGAACAAGGTACAATGAGACAAAGAGGACTGTTATGAGGGTCTCCTGTGCTTGGACCGCCTGCGTCTGGGACCAAGAAGAGATCCTGTTCATCAGAGAGTAGAGGTAGTTGGTCACTGTGGAGAATCTGGAGACACTGCGTATCCGATTGGTCACCGAGTTCGTCATCAGTCTCAACTGAAGGATGGACACGTCCAGTTGAAACGGATTGATTATGCTGTCCTGAATGTCGACCAAGATCAAGTTTGAGTATCCGAATAGGGATTTGCCATCAGATTCTGCTTCGACTAATGCGAGCAGCCATGTATAATCGACAATGACCACCTCTTCGGAGGGTGGAGTGGGTCGGTCCTCCGCACGCTCGAACACACCTTGGGCCACGCTGTCCAATAGTGGGGGGACGTCAACCGCAGCAATATCGCTCAGACTCACGTTGAGGTGCAGCGGACCATCGATAGTGAACAGTGACACGTCTAGAACCAATGTGGTGTTCTTGCCGGAGTATACTCCGAACGGTCCGGCATCGGACACTAGGGCTTCATCAGCACCACTTGACGTGTCCCACCCGGACGGTCTCGTCGAGGCGAAGAAGTGAGTCCCGGAGTCGATTGCTATTATCGTAGTGTTGTGTTGTTCTGTCGGAGTCTTGTTCTCGTAGAGAAGGCCACCCAAGATAGCGAAACGTTCGCATGAGTGAACTCCACTCATGCCCTGTATGTCTTGCTCCATTGATTGGCTCTCGTTGTAGTCGATTCCGTCATGCAGTGACATGTCCACAACAAGGTCCACAAGAACATCACGTTCCGCTTGAACAACGGCTTCGGTCACAGAGAGGGAGAGCACAAGGTTTGACTGTGTTATCATTGTTGAACACAGAACCAAGAATAGAAGTGTGAGGACCGACGCGGCCTTGTCCCGTCTTATCCGTTTCACCAGAATTGTTCCAGTCTGCACCTAGCGTGGCCTCCACTTCGTGACATGACATGCGAGTCGTAGTGCAGCGACGCAAGTCATCATGGTGAGTGGGATGAAGACAGCGGAGAAGCCGCCCACTGCGAGCCTCGCGGAGACCAGAGTGACTTGGGTTCCCTGAAACATACTCTGGCTCAGCCCTACAGAGGTGAAGACTCCGATGAGCACACCAACCAGCATGAAGGTCATCAGAGGAACAATCTCCCAGTATAGAAGAGTGCCGATGCTAGACCGTCCGAATCCACGAAACAGCATGTTTCGAATCTCCTCTCTTCGGCTCTCTCTTGTCGCGAGCATCAGCGCCGATACTCCAAGGAGTGAGATGATGACTGAGAACACGACATTGACCAATCTGAGACTGAGCATGGCTGTGGCAAGTCTGGTCTGCAGTGAGACTGTCTCCTCCGAGGTCTTGATCTGATACACCGGTAGGTGTAGCGCATCTATTGCGCTCGCAACCTCCGTTCTCATCGCACCATCGCTGACTCTAACGAGAGCCCTCTTCTGCGGAAGTATCAGGCCCTGAAGAAGTTCACAGAACTGCGCACCTACATATGACCATGTCCTTTCGCAGTAGTACTCGACTGAGGAACCACCAAAGCCCTGAACCACTATTGGAACCGGTGTTGGTCCAAAGAGCCCGCAGATGAGAAGAGACCATGAGTGATTCTCAAGATACAATGACACTGTGTCACCCAAGTGGAGTCCGAGCCGTGCAGCAACGAGCCGCTCCAGTACAATCGTGTTGTTGCTGTCAAGCAGCGTCAGCCCCTTGGAAGCATCTGCAAATGTGAACCACTCTGGCCGAGAGTATGCGGCAGACTCCCAAGTGTCGGGGGTGACTGCTCTTAGCGAGATCGACTCTGTGACTGTGTTCAGAGTGAACCGCCGCTCGATGGTGATGGCCTCGACTGCGGTGATACTGAGGACCTGTTGCATGACATGCGTGTCTTCGTCTCCGCGGATGAAGAAGGAGACATCTGCACCATTGTCCACTAGAGCACGTTCCTGGCTCTGCAGAATTGTCGTGTCAAGGGCCAGTGACGTCCAGGAGGCGTATCCGACAGTGAGTGCAAGTACAAGAGCCAACTGAAGGTTTCGTTGTTGGTGTCTGGACAGATTCCTTGATGCAAGTGTTCCGATTGTTCCTCTCAGTCTTGTCGAGATGCCTGACAACACGTAGAGTACATTCTCTGACGACGAGGCCATGCGTGCAAGACCGTAGAGTAGCAGCACAGGTCCCAATACATTGAGTATGCTGTCAATGGACAACCACACCTGGAGTAGGAACAGAAGATACGCGTCAAGTCCGCCTCCTGAAGCGACAAGTATCTCATACGGTGCTATGTCGAGTGCCCATGCAATCATCTTGTAAAGACCAAGAGCAGTGCAGAGCGCGGGGACGAACCTGCTCATCGAAACCTGTTCCTCCTCTGACGGGTCGTGTGCAGTCATCCCAAGACTGTGCCCATGCACGGACCTATAGCTGGCACGCGATGCATAGACCGTGATCGTAGCCGTGATTCCCACTATTACCAAGACCATCTCCACGGAGAAAAGACTCACTGTGCCACTTGACAGGAATATGACTGAGATCAGCAGCCCGAGTAGCATACCAACAATTGACGCTAGAACCGCAACAAGGAGGGACTCCCAGGTCTGAGCGATTCGAATGAATCCTGACGAGTACCCCTTGGTTCTCAGAAGACCAACCTCGTGTCTTCTTCTCCGGGCAGTGCGCAGTCCTTGGAGTTGTAACACAACGAATGCTAGGAAGAACATCGGAATGAGACTGGTGAATAGCCCCAATGACAGGCCATCGTAGTACTGCTTCAGAGTGTCCAGCGCACCTTCAAGATTCGAACCCACCACAAAGCGCCCGTGGCCACTCAGTGCTGAGGATAGTCTCAGCTTCATCGTGTCAACCAAGCTTTGCGTCATGCCCATTACTACTGCCTGTTGAACCATGTGCTGATCCAGCCAGACAACTGTGTTGGTCAGCAGCGTAGCGGGACTTATGGTGGCTCCCACGCCTGCAAGGTAATCAAGTATTGGGGCCATGGTCTTATTGTAATTGACAAGAAGGATGACGGTAGGTTGGGACAACGATATCATTCCTGGAGCGCGTGAGTACTCAAGAAGCAGTGCAGACAGGTCGATACCCGTTGACACCAGTCCAGTCACATTGAGGTCCAGTGGTAGGTATGGAACTGTGGTGCTCCCCTGCCTCATGTATGGGATGTAGACGGGAACTGTGCTGTTCAGCGGATAGTGTGACGCATCTTGGGTATCAAGGACAACCAGACACTGATTCTCCCGGGGTGTCCCGGTGCCTGTTCGAAAGGTGAAGTCATTCCAGACTGCCGAGTCCTCTTGCAAGGCCACGACTCCTATCACGGGTGACGAGTTTCCATAGGACATAACTGAGAACATGACCGTTTCAGTACGGGCGACGCCTTCCACTGAGCTCAACAGCATCGCGCGTAGACGGAGCTCGGCATCAGACAGAAGGGCCTGATACTCAACGTTCATGTCAAACACAATCTGCTGAGCGGTGTCAACCATTGCTTGCTGGTACAGGAAGCCGGAAGACACATACATCAGTGTGAGTGAGAGAGCGACGACTGAATACCCAATGCTGTCGTTGAGGAGAGCCCGCTTCCTTCTCTGCGCCTGCTTCGTGGCGTAGGTCAATGCATTAAGGAAGAACGTCATCGGCTCTCTGTCGCTCCTCGAATCAGATCTCTCTCCTCTTGGATGGCCTTGGTTGCTTCCCAGTCGAAGAGTCTCTTCGTGTGTGTCTCCTTTGTGCACGCTTGAGTGCCTTCACCGAGATGACGAAGAAGACACCAAAGGCTCCAGCCCCCGCTATAAGAAGAATGCCGGTGAGCGGGATGGGAAGAACCTCTTGCCGGGGACCCAGATCAAAGTTGGTGCGAACAAGGGATATCTTTCCAATGCCGAACGTGCAACCTGCTGCACCCATGAGAAGGAAGTCCATTGGCGTGTTTGCCACCCAAAGCAGCAGCCCTGTGTCAGTGTCAAAGTAGTAGACGGATGTGTGGCTATTGCCCAAGATGTCGCTGCCTGAGCAACTGAAGTCGAATTCTAGCTGCAGGCCTTCGCCAACACTTATCGCCACTGGGTCTGAGTAGTGGTTACGAGTGCCCTCCAGAGGCGAAAAACCATCTCGTGATGACATTACTTCCGTCGTCTCCCATTTGGAATCACCAAACAGCCTGAATACGCCAGTCATGCCAGAGTGACTCCCGTTGTGTACAGAGTACTCGCCAGAGCTGAGCTGGAGACTGAAGGTGAACGTCGTCTGAAGATCATACTTGGCAGGGTTTTGAGACGTGAATGAGGCAAGGAACAAGTGAGTGTCCGATGTGTTGCCTATTACTTCCAGACGGAGTGTTAGCTCAATCATGTCTCCTTGGTAGCCAATCACATAGCTGGCGTTCTCGAGCTGTACATGTAAGAACACGTACTTGTACTCAAAGTAGGTCCCGATTGCAAGAGATGCTGTCGAGTACCCCCTCTGATACTGCGGAGATCCAACACCAGTAGCCGCATTCAGGAGCGCAGCGTGTACGTGTGAGCCTCCTGTGGGTAGAGTCAGTGGTATGGCAACCATGGTGATCAGTAGTATTGGGACTGCAAGTGCCCCCCGCAGTTTAACTAGCGGCTTCCTGCGTTCTGCACTCATGATAATCACATCCCATTTCATGTTCTCTGTGTAGTGGGATTGTCACCTCCAACGAGCTCATGGACATCGAGGATTAACAAGAAAGGGGGCAGACCTGTTTCTAGGAACAGGTCAAGCCCACTCTACGTCATGATGCTCGGAGTCAGTAGACATCCATTAGGTACGATAGTCGACAAAGACAAAGGTATTGCCTGTGGGACCCTGAAGATACACATCCGTGCACAGTGTGGCGGTTTGGCGGGTAAGCACAATCAAACCCCAAGGAGTGGGGAGACCAACCCCAATCTCGTAAAAGCAGATCACTCTTACGAAGTTGATGTAGCCAAGCGTGTCATACAAGATGGGTGGTGAGTTAAATATCAGGACAGGCCATACCAGATAGTATGATGGATTGGCGTTATACCAAGTGAGATGCCAGTTGGCCCCTTCTACGGCGGTAGCGATTCCAATATACGAACCAAACCAATTCCAGCCAGTCCAAGCATCATTGCAATAGACCTTATAGGTATGTGTTGCAGTCACAGCACTTGCAGTTGGCATAGTCAGTCCTACAACTGCTATTCCCGACAATGCAAGCGCCAAAGCCAGTGAGGCAAGATAGAGTTCACTTTCCTTCATGGTCTGTTCTACTCCGGTCAATGACCAAAGCTGGACAATGTATTGGGAATATGCGCTAGCACGAAACTCGGCGCACCCCTTCTCAGCCAAGTCGAAACCGACCGTAGATTGAATTCGTTACTCCATATAAGCGTTTTTGCATTCAAGACTCTGTTGCAGAAGTCATGTCCGGAATTGCAGAGGAGGTATCGCTCTGCCTGATTTGTCATGCGAAGCCAGCCCATGTGCCAGTTTCAGTCCTGAAGCGACAGGTTGAAGCCACTTATGCAACGGAGTTGACACTCAACGCCAGTGTGAAGAATCACCTCCCGTCACACTCCACGGAGTTCAGGCATTCCATGTCATGAAGAACGGCCTTCATGAGCAGTTCTCTCCCGTTCCCTGTATCCTCTTGTACTTGGAATCCCTGTGAATCGCACCTTCAGTGAGCATATGACCACAGGTTGCGACCTCTGTCTCAGCTCTCTTTTTCAGGCATACTGCTGATAGCCTCATACTGCTCATTCACTCTGGTATCGTGGCTGGCGTACCCCTATCCCTTCAGCCCGCTCACCAACTATCTCAGCAGACTGGGCAACTTCGAATACAGCCCACTCGGCGCTTATGCCTACAACATTGGCTGTGTTGTCACCGGCGTTTTGCTCCTGTTCTTTTTCGCAGACCTGCAGAGTCTGTCGCTTCGAACCCGCGCTCAGAGAGTGTTGCTGGCAGCTGGCCAGCTGATCGGTCTGTGTTCTGCAGTGGCGCTGATGATGATAGGGGTCTTCTCGGAAGACCAGGGAGCTCCCCACATGCTTGCCTCATCCGTATTCTTTGAACTGAACTTCGCAGTGCTGCTCATTGTGGGACTGTCATGCGCCGCAGAACGTGGGCTTCTGCGATATGCCGGGCTGTATAGCATCTTTGTAGCACTATCAAGTGTTGTGCTTGCGTTGAGTGTCGGAGGTCCTGTCATCGAGTGGTACACGGTCTTCGCGTCGCTGTTATTTGTCGCACAGGTATCGTACATTGTCTTCAGGTCCGCTCACTCTCGCCCTGCACCAATGATAGAGACCGCATTTCCCGACAAGTAAGCTAATAAGCCATTGCCACCTCGCCAAGTGCGCAGGTCCCGAAGCAACAGGCGCTTCCCACTCAGGTTCAATGCTGTGTTTTCACATCGCGAGACCCCGGAGGATTACGCTCGTTTTGTACGGCCTGCAATTCGCTAGCAAGAGAGATTAGAAATGGCGGAAGAAAGAGAGCCAGTACTGGCTACTGTGGCTGAGCTGAAGCCACGAATGAAGAACGTCACAATCACGTTCAGGGTTGTGAACAAGGGCGAGGAACGAGAGGTCTCCTCCCGCGATGATGGAGCCACGCACCGAGTGGCTGATGCAGTGGTTGGGGATTCAACCGGTACAGTGCAAGTCCCTCTCTGGGATGATGCAATCGACACCGTTCAGGTTGGAACGACCTACACCCTGACGAATGGCTACACCGGTCTCTTCAGGGGCAACCTCCGACTGAACATTGGCAAGTTCGGTCAGCTCACAGAGGCTGATACTCCAATCGAGGAGGTCAAGGAAGACAATGACATGTCGGCCGAGGAGCACGAAGATGACCGACGTCGCGGCGGCTACGGTGGTGGCGGCCGAGGTGGCGGCTATGGCGGCGGTGGTGGTGGCTACGGTGGTGGCTACGGTGGCGGTGGTGGCGGCTATGGCGGCAGCCGAGACCGTGGTGACCGTGACCGAGGCAGAGGTCGAGACCGTGGCGGCTATGGCGGACGTGACAGACGTCGCTAGTCCCCACAATCAGTGTGAATGCGTCTGAAGTTCGTGTCTCTGTGTCAAGACACACAAGAGAAGACTAGAGGGGAGCCGAATGCGGTCTCCCCTGTTTCTGTTTCTCTTTCTCTTTCTGTTTCCGTTTCCGTTTCCGTTTCCCTTCCGTGGCATCATCTCGTTCGATTACATGCTCACACGGTACCACTCATGAATGGGACTTGATTGTGTTCTGGTCTCAAACCCACTCGAGGATGAAGAGGCCTCTCTCATGATTCGCCTCCATACTGGGGCCTTCTTCCTGAAGTTCCACTAGCCCGAACGTGTGAGGGCATAGACCACCATGTCATTGGTGCCACACACAACATTGTCTGTCAAGGTGACCCTGAAGAGCTCGACCAGCGTCCAGCCCCTGAATGAGAGACAGTATCTGAGATAGACGATCCATGGGTCATAGAATATCACATGTGTACAGTTCTTGGATATCAGGTAGTCGACTACTTCGAGGGTGGTGTTACAGTTATGGAGCACGGGTGGCGTCACAAGGCCAAAGACATCCAGGACAGTCCCTCGCCAGAGATACCCAATCGCACCCACATCATAGACTGCAATCACAGCGTCTGCCGGGAGGTTCTCGCTGGCCCACCTAGCGCAGGAGACCTGCATCTCGCTGATGTTCTTGACCTGATTTGCATGGATGTTCAGGTGGTGACCATACCATGGTGCCACCGGAACAAACAGGATTAGTATCACCACTACGGTTGCCGTTCTTGTGAGGTCGCCTTGTGACAGGTGTGCTGCACTCC is a genomic window of Candidatus Thorarchaeota archaeon containing:
- a CDS encoding ABC transporter ATP-binding protein, coding for MIRAVDLVKVYRTETVEVQALRGVSLSVERGTFVCIMGPSGSGKTTLLNIIGAIDTPTAGLIEVDGQALSSLSEKEQDTYRLTKIGYVFQDLNLIPTLTAFENVQLPMIAFNVEKTARRTRARELLELVGMEKRMEHTPSQLSGGERQRVAIATALANDPPVILADEPTGVLDSVNALEVVGYLRDAVRNLGKTVVMVTHDANMARQSDRIYHIQDGRIDAGHSPASQSTSESASYELLIRERLAELRNEFASLDSELMQGRLDGASYCARRTQVASTIEVLERELQRMGVVPRTK
- a CDS encoding FtsX-like permease family protein — its product is MQTGTILVKRIRRDKAASVLTLLFLVLCSTMITQSNLVLSLSVTEAVVQAERDVLVDLVVDMSLHDGIDYNESQSMEQDIQGMSGVHSCERFAILGGLLYENKTPTEQHNTTIIAIDSGTHFFASTRPSGWDTSSGADEALVSDAGPFGVYSGKNTTLVLDVSLFTIDGPLHLNVSLSDIAAVDVPPLLDSVAQGVFERAEDRPTPPSEEVVIVDYTWLLALVEAESDGKSLFGYSNLILVDIQDSIINPFQLDVSILQLRLMTNSVTNRIRSVSRFSTVTNYLYSLMNRISSWSQTQAVQAQETLITVLFVSLYLVHVSNTITWKRRRREIGQLRIRGFSVTAAKRLLMWESLVYGLIGGLTGYVIGFVAVLVITSPHTSIGPLWSNGASSLLPSLILTVTLIVVVSMVASYPVLRTAAKENLVDLVSGEHTQSLHESTLHLRLGSILVLLSSAQILYDLLGHGEFYQATMPSGSGVLALILFSIMEAGTGPIRTAGPLLLTYGLAVWASRYQEPLRRLAVRVGRLVGGDMGSLSAGRLMKDVRMRVSLLFILSALVAVSTMNPILASSQLDHDARAIHAETGSDMTVILSNPSHLNATRSAVDAAEAVLYSTVIYILDLYIAHYTVSVVAIETETWPDAAYYESDWFPAGPAKSLMSSLNGTECLAERSILEQLGCDVGEVLPVSRYPSSPSPTNVTVSAMIEHFPYPATTDSLGVLIVPLDSMVVLEAEGISMDIRILTKLMPDSAVAEIEEDIIQADPHAAVHVASERISSLLESPQYRGINTVRGLALLFGILITSTGTVLICMTYGTELRSDSVMLMKRGLSVRTRTLMLMSGLAVYVVLAFAMGVSIGLLYSYSSIRALSALRYSTVPFRFSVDAGPSILLIGELLCLLAVIYLVFWAQSQRVANTTGGRDFGYDSCS